The proteins below are encoded in one region of Helianthus annuus cultivar XRQ/B chromosome 2, HanXRQr2.0-SUNRISE, whole genome shotgun sequence:
- the LOC118486454 gene encoding secreted RxLR effector protein 161-like, with translation MVVRPLDVEKDPFRPSKDGEEILGPEVPYLSAIGALMFLASHTRPDISFSLNLLARYSSCPTKRHWNGVKQIFRYLQGTKDMGLYFTNQSKTGLVGFADAGYLSDPHTGRSQTGYLFTSGGTAISWRSVKQTITATSSNHAEILAIHEASRECIWLRTVIQHIHGSCGISSGDEGPTILHEDNAACIAQLKEGYTKGDRTKHILPKFFFTHDLQKNGDIIVQQIRSSENLADLFTKLLPTSTFKKLVHGIGMCRLKERK, from the coding sequence ATGGTTGTAAGGCCGCTTGATGTGGAAAAAGACCCATTCCGACCTTCTAAAGATGGAGAGGAAATccttggtccagaagtaccataTTTAAGTGCAATTGGTGCATTAATGTTTCTTGCTAGCCATACACGACCTGatatatcattttctttaaatttgTTGGCAAGATATAGTTCATGCCCAACAAAGAGGCATTGGAATGGGGTAAAACAAATATTTAGATACCTTCAAGGTACAAAAGATATGGGTTTGTATTTTACAAATCAATCGAAAACAGGTTTGGTTGGTTTTGCAGATGCAGGGTATTTGTCTGATCCTCACACTGGGCGATCTCAAACTGGGTATTTATTTACAAGTGGAGGTACTGCAATTTCATGGCGTTCGGTAAAGCAGACAATCACAGCCACATCATCTAATCATGCAGAAATATTGGCGATACATGAAGCTAGTCGAGAATGCATTTGGTTAAGGACTGTAATACAACACATTCATGGATCTTGTGGTATTTCTTCGGGAGATGAGGGACCGACAATCTTACATGAAGACAACGCAGCATGCATTGCTCAACTAAAGGAAGGGTACACCAAAGGTGATAGAACAAAGCACATTTTGCCAAAGTTCTTTTTTACACATGATCTACAAAAGAATGGAGATATTATTGTCCAACAAATTCGTTCCAGTGAAAATTTAGCAGACTTGTTCACTAAATTATTACCGACTTCAACATTCAAGAAGTTAGTTCATGGGATCGGGATGTGTCGACTCAAGGAGCGTAAGTGA